The following DNA comes from Enterobacter ludwigii.
GCTGATCGCCACGAGCGGGAGCATTCTGTGGTGGCAGGGGCAGCAGATAACCGACAATTACACGCATCTTCGTCAGCAGGAAGATACCCTGGCGAAAATGACCGCCCGGACGTGGGGAGTGCGCTATCAGGAGAGCAGCGACGGCCGGAGGTTTCTTATCCTGCCGCCGGGGATGCAAGCCGAAGCCATCCCCTACGACGGGACGACATGGATCCGCCTGAAACAGGAGTAGCGGAAAATGACAGAGCTGGAAAAGCAGTTGCTGAGCGCATTAGAGCAGCTACAGCAGGACTACTCGCAAAGGCTGGACGAATGGGAGAGCGCCTTCGCGGAATGGCGGAGCATGTGTGGTCTTATGCAACGGGAGAACGCGGTGCTGAACGAGCGCGTGTCGGACTTGAGCACGCAGGTGCTGAGTTTAAGCGAGCAGCTGCGCCGCTTGTCCGGGAACTGAATGCCATCGAGGAGAAGGCTGCACTGGAGTATCAGCGTCAGAACGAGCTGGAGCTGACGCTCCGACAGAAGCAGAAGAGTTTCGATGGTCCGAAGATGAGGTGACAGCCCGCACGAAGAAGGGCTCATCGCGTTCCTGCTAAATAGGCTGACTACCGGAATGGTAGTGACTTATCCCGGAGGAAGTGATGAAAATTCTCAACGTTATTGAAGCCCTGCTGAACTGTTTTTACCTGGTGATGGAGCTGTGTGAGTTGCCGGAGAGGCATTTGCCGGTTTTTAAGGCGTTCGCGCTGATTTTAGTGTGACTTTACGCTGCATGCATCTGGCTGCATGACTATGCATCAGTGTAATATCCAGCGGCTGCGTTTTTGGTGTTTTTTCGTCATGTCTGTCGCCACTTTCTCGCGTCTGGCACCGGAAACGCAGCCAACCCCGTTTCTGCGGTGCGGGCAAGGGGTGTTATGTTAAAAGCCGAGGTCTGGCGGATACGGAAAAAATTATGCCGGCCGGGCTTATGCCCGCGGAAATCCGGCCGATACTTAAATTATCCTTCACAAAGGATATCCTGCGATCCAGTCAGTTGAGTGTTTTCCGTCTCCCGGATGGGAGCCATTTTTTTGCCTTCTGATGCGTGTTAAGGCTTGCGGAGCTGCGCTGGTTCTTCCAAGATTGAGAGACGCCAGCTTCCTGCTGGAGCCGGCGGATTTGCCGTAAATATGAACATTTTCTTATTGTTCAGCCCGCTAAAGATGGCGGGTTTTTTACGCGTGAAATCCGGAGCCGGACATCATGCCGGCATGGCTGAAGAGCGGGCTTTTTCCCGCCCTGTCGCAGTAATATATAAAGCTACATAAGGAGTAGCCGATAACCATGGCAGTACTTACATTATCCGGGCAATCTGATTCATATGTTTTCACTTAAATATATGTTCTCCCTGAACCTCCAGCGAT
Coding sequences within:
- a CDS encoding MbeD family mobilization/exclusion protein, whose translation is MTELEKQLLSALEQLQQDYSQRLDEWESAFAEWRSMCGLMQRENAVLNERVSDLSTQVLSLSEQLRRLSGN